The Nonlabens spongiae genome contains a region encoding:
- a CDS encoding LegC family aminotransferase: protein MNEVVRFIREVHKQKDGFIPLHAPVFEGNEKQYLLDCIDSTFVSSVGEYVTRFEEQLALYTSVKKAVSVVNGTAALQVGMRIVGVEKSTEVITQALTFIATANAISYLGAEPIFLDVDVDTMGLSPKAVGSFLEEHAELREEACYNKTTGKRISACVPMHTFGFPVHLDELFKICAKWNIPIVEDAAESLGSFYKGQHTGSYGKVGAFSFNGNKIVTSGGGGALVSNDEALMVRAKHLTTTAKVPHSWEYVHDEVGYNYRMPNLNAALACAQLERLDAYLANKRKLAREYQAFFAEQSIKFRTETPNTKANYWLMCVELEDKAERDAFLKTTNDAGVMTRPIWQLMHRLPMFANCMTDGLKNSEFFEDRIVNVPSSFRV from the coding sequence ATGAATGAGGTAGTAAGATTTATAAGGGAGGTACACAAACAGAAAGATGGATTTATCCCCTTACATGCTCCTGTTTTTGAAGGTAATGAGAAACAGTACCTTCTGGATTGCATAGATTCTACTTTTGTCTCTTCGGTAGGAGAATATGTCACAAGATTTGAGGAGCAATTAGCACTCTATACATCGGTTAAAAAAGCAGTTTCTGTGGTGAATGGTACAGCTGCTTTGCAAGTAGGAATGAGAATAGTAGGCGTCGAAAAAAGTACCGAAGTTATAACGCAAGCATTAACTTTTATAGCGACAGCAAATGCCATATCTTATTTAGGAGCAGAGCCTATATTTCTAGACGTAGATGTAGATACCATGGGATTATCCCCTAAGGCTGTTGGAAGTTTTTTGGAAGAACATGCAGAATTAAGAGAAGAAGCTTGCTACAATAAAACAACGGGAAAAAGAATCAGCGCTTGTGTTCCTATGCATACTTTTGGTTTTCCGGTACACCTTGATGAATTGTTTAAGATATGTGCTAAATGGAATATACCCATTGTAGAAGATGCTGCTGAGTCATTAGGTAGTTTTTATAAGGGACAGCATACGGGTTCATATGGTAAGGTAGGTGCCTTTTCATTTAATGGGAATAAAATTGTGACCAGTGGTGGGGGCGGTGCTTTAGTGAGCAACGATGAAGCTTTAATGGTTCGTGCCAAACACCTAACTACCACAGCAAAAGTACCGCACTCGTGGGAATATGTGCACGATGAAGTAGGCTATAACTATAGAATGCCAAACCTTAATGCGGCACTAGCTTGCGCGCAATTAGAACGCTTAGATGCTTATCTGGCAAATAAGCGCAAACTGGCCCGAGAATACCAAGCATTTTTTGCCGAGCAGTCTATAAAATTTAGAACAGAAACGCCCAATACCAAAGCCAATTATTGGCTAATGTGTGTAGAACTAGAAGATAAAGCCGAACGTGATGCCTTTTTAAAAACAACCAATGATGCCGGCGTAATGACGCGCCCCATTTGGCAATTGATGCATCGCTTGCCCATGTTTGCAAACTGCATGACTGACGGTCTTAAAAACTCAGAGTTTTTTGAAGATAGAATTGTTAATGTACCAAGTAGTTTTAGAGTTTGA
- a CDS encoding acetyltransferase has product MKIELLMYQVVLEFDREKPHIVSWWWGHCASVIDVIESQGAYQIIGIVDKEEFKGQQLLGYNYIGEDKDLPDLISKFKNVVITLGMIKSNTLRVKLFNLTKSLGANFPVIKSPSAHVSRYSKISPGTVVMHHAIVNSHSKIGENCIINTKALIEHDCIIGNHCHMSTAATVNGSCTIGDNVMIGSNSVLLNGVKVISNTIIGAGGVVVKNVDVAGTLVGNPAKTL; this is encoded by the coding sequence TTGAAGATAGAATTGTTAATGTACCAAGTAGTTTTAGAGTTTGATCGAGAAAAACCCCATATTGTTAGTTGGTGGTGGGGGCATTGTGCCTCTGTTATTGATGTAATTGAATCACAAGGGGCATACCAGATTATTGGTATTGTTGACAAAGAGGAATTTAAAGGTCAACAGCTTTTAGGATATAATTACATAGGAGAAGATAAAGACTTACCTGATTTAATATCAAAGTTTAAAAATGTTGTTATCACCTTAGGTATGATCAAGAGCAACACCTTAAGGGTGAAATTATTTAATTTAACTAAAAGTTTAGGAGCAAATTTTCCTGTAATAAAATCCCCCAGCGCCCATGTTTCAAGGTATTCAAAAATTTCACCAGGAACTGTGGTGATGCATCATGCTATAGTTAACTCACATAGCAAAATTGGCGAGAATTGTATAATCAATACAAAAGCATTGATAGAACATGATTGTATAATTGGGAATCACTGTCATATGTCTACCGCCGCAACCGTAAATGGCTCTTGCACTATTGGGGATAACGTAATGATAGGAAGTAATTCTGTTTTGTTAAATGGTGTCAAGGTTATAAGTAACACGATAATAGGTGCCGGCGGTGTAGTGGTTAAAAATGTTGATGTGGCTGGAACATTAGTTGGTAACCCAGCTAAAACTCTATAA
- a CDS encoding UDP-N-acetylglucosamine 4,6-dehydratase yields MNILNLIGRNKKLFEKDVQAYSDKIKSLVESSKFLVLGGAGSIGQAVTKEIFKRNPLKLHVVDISENNLVELVRDLRSSHGYIDGDFRTFAIDIGSLEYHVYFENEGDFDYVLNLSALKHVRSEKDPYTLMRMIETNIFNTEKTIDQAVSLGAQKYFCVSTDKAANPVNLMGASKRIMEMFLMQRSQQIQISTARFANVAFSDGSLLHGFNQRIAKKQPIVAPRDVKRYFVTSQESGELCLMSCLFGENGDIYFPKLSENLHLISFAEIAKKYLIVMGYAPFECSSEDEARELIGTLPEQGKWPCLFTLSDTTGEKDFEEFYTDAEVLDLNTYSDLGVIKNNLDVEKEKLEKFKNRIEHFKEKKSWTKKDLIELFNQMLPELDHQEKGKFLDSKM; encoded by the coding sequence GTGAACATACTTAATCTAATAGGACGAAACAAAAAACTGTTTGAGAAGGATGTACAGGCCTACTCAGACAAGATCAAAAGTCTTGTTGAAAGTTCAAAATTCCTTGTTCTAGGTGGAGCAGGTTCGATAGGTCAGGCAGTTACTAAAGAGATATTTAAACGCAACCCTCTGAAGCTTCATGTGGTGGATATTTCTGAAAATAATCTTGTTGAATTGGTTAGGGACTTAAGGAGTTCCCATGGATATATTGATGGTGATTTCAGGACATTTGCTATAGATATAGGTTCTTTGGAGTATCATGTATACTTTGAGAATGAGGGTGATTTTGACTATGTTCTGAATTTATCGGCTTTGAAACATGTGCGCAGTGAGAAAGATCCTTATACTTTGATGCGCATGATTGAAACTAACATCTTCAATACTGAGAAAACAATTGATCAAGCGGTAAGCCTTGGTGCCCAAAAATATTTTTGCGTTTCCACTGACAAGGCCGCAAATCCCGTGAATCTAATGGGCGCATCTAAACGCATCATGGAAATGTTTTTGATGCAGAGGAGCCAGCAAATCCAGATTTCCACAGCTCGATTTGCAAATGTAGCATTCTCTGATGGTTCATTGCTGCACGGGTTTAATCAGCGTATCGCTAAAAAACAACCTATAGTAGCGCCACGAGACGTTAAAAGATATTTTGTAACTTCACAGGAGTCTGGAGAATTGTGTCTCATGTCTTGCCTATTTGGAGAAAATGGAGACATCTATTTTCCTAAACTCAGTGAAAACCTGCATTTGATCTCATTTGCTGAAATCGCAAAGAAATATTTAATAGTGATGGGTTATGCACCTTTTGAATGCAGTTCTGAAGATGAGGCGCGGGAACTCATTGGAACGCTTCCGGAACAAGGAAAGTGGCCGTGCCTATTTACGCTCAGCGACACCACGGGAGAGAAAGATTTTGAAGAATTTTATACTGATGCTGAGGTGCTGGACCTTAATACCTATTCAGATCTCGGAGTAATTAAGAATAATCTTGATGTTGAGAAAGAAAAGCTAGAAAAGTTCAAAAATAGAATTGAACATTTCAAAGAAAAGAAGTCATGGACAAAAAAAGACCTTATAGAACTATTTAACCAAATGTTGCCTGAACTTGATCATCAAGAGAAAGGGAAATTTTTAGACTCAAAAATGTAA